The following are encoded together in the Thiobacillus sp. SCUT-2 genome:
- a CDS encoding lipopolysaccharide biosynthesis protein, protein MNTHARYGRERVRKGVVHFLFGKGLSALTGVVILLLLVRELSVPEFAVYSVLLGFVEILSALAGLGLAHTVQRYVPELYAQHANRAFRGLVISTFCVRLAALSLAVGIAHAYAPYLAAFFNAAGWVAIFQIYLGVVWLRATNQFLFQLLESTLHQKMGQGAFVLSSFIRLVMLLWVVSFHALTLKNLILIELATELVCLLLLASGVIRVLGAAAPQPGEESFAAWWSRNAKRLIRFSVMSYLQHLAILPGTSSVSRIVAGGYLAAVSTAAFGLAQSVAEMVRRYMPAQFFAGLLRPVLVARFTESAEFSRVDHVLDIVFRVNFMLIGWLGVVVLAAGEDGLGFVTGGQYGHEAGRLILLMLVVLVMETQRSLLDLALQVVEHYEILIFSNLLLSSSVIMAIALTGYIGAYAIPLASLTGLVVSNLLIKWYLRKLGYSYSSNIVGRAALVFIVGGGVAFALAQVLVWWLSGLIAALIYPVLGYLLGVFHRDEIAQFRQLLAKPRGQVTVAA, encoded by the coding sequence GTGAACACGCATGCCCGTTATGGTCGCGAACGCGTCCGCAAAGGGGTAGTCCACTTCCTGTTCGGCAAGGGCTTGTCTGCGTTGACGGGTGTCGTGATCCTGCTGCTGCTGGTGCGCGAACTGTCTGTGCCGGAATTCGCCGTCTACAGCGTGTTGCTGGGGTTTGTGGAAATTCTCTCTGCATTGGCGGGATTGGGCCTCGCACATACCGTGCAGCGTTATGTGCCTGAACTGTATGCGCAGCATGCGAATCGGGCTTTCAGAGGGTTGGTGATATCCACTTTCTGCGTGAGGCTGGCTGCATTAAGCCTGGCGGTCGGAATCGCTCATGCGTATGCGCCTTATCTGGCGGCGTTCTTTAACGCGGCAGGCTGGGTCGCGATTTTTCAGATATATCTGGGCGTGGTGTGGTTGCGTGCCACGAATCAATTCCTGTTTCAGTTGCTCGAATCCACCTTGCATCAGAAGATGGGACAGGGGGCCTTTGTGCTCTCATCGTTCATACGATTGGTCATGCTGTTGTGGGTGGTTTCCTTCCACGCGCTGACGTTGAAAAATCTCATTCTTATTGAATTGGCGACTGAGTTGGTGTGCCTGCTTCTCCTGGCCTCTGGCGTCATTCGTGTGCTGGGTGCTGCGGCACCGCAGCCGGGCGAGGAGAGTTTCGCGGCATGGTGGTCGCGCAATGCCAAGCGGCTGATCCGCTTTTCTGTCATGTCCTATTTGCAGCATCTGGCTATCCTGCCGGGTACCAGCTCGGTGAGCCGTATTGTTGCGGGCGGCTATTTGGCGGCGGTGTCCACGGCTGCGTTTGGCTTGGCGCAATCGGTCGCTGAGATGGTGCGCCGCTATATGCCGGCCCAATTCTTTGCAGGGCTGTTGCGGCCTGTGTTGGTCGCACGTTTTACCGAGAGTGCGGAGTTTTCCCGGGTCGATCACGTGCTGGACATCGTGTTCCGGGTGAATTTTATGCTGATCGGCTGGCTCGGCGTCGTGGTGCTGGCTGCGGGCGAGGATGGGCTTGGTTTTGTGACCGGCGGGCAATATGGCCACGAGGCGGGCAGATTGATTTTGCTGATGCTGGTTGTCCTGGTGATGGAGACCCAGCGGAGCTTGCTTGATCTGGCTCTGCAGGTTGTAGAGCATTACGAGATATTGATTTTCAGCAATCTGCTTTTGTCTTCTTCGGTCATCATGGCTATTGCGTTAACCGGCTACATTGGCGCCTATGCCATTCCGTTGGCCAGCTTGACGGGTTTGGTGGTCAGCAATCTGTTGATCAAGTGGTATCTGCGTAAATTGGGTTATTCATACTCATCCAACATCGTGGGGCGTGCAGCGTTGGTGTTTATCGTGGGCGGCGGTGTTGCCTTTGCCTTGGCGCAGGTCCTGGTTTGGTGGTTGTCCGGGCTGATCGCGGCACTGATATACCCTGTGCTGGGGTACCTGCTTGGCGTATTCCATCGTGACGAGATTGCCCAGTTCAGGCAACTGCTGGCCAAGCCGCGCGGCCAGGTAACCGTTGCCGCCTGA
- the rfbB gene encoding dTDP-glucose 4,6-dehydratase — translation MILVTGGAGFIGANFILDWLRASDEPVLNLDKLTYAGNLENLASLQGDARHLFVQGDIGDRELVGKLLAEHRPRAIVNFAAESHVDRSIHGPEDFIQTNVVGTFHLLEETRGHWMGLPEADKAVFRFLHVSTDEVYGSLGPDDVPFTETTPFAPNSPYSASKASSDHLVRAYHHTYGLPVLTTNCSNNYGPYQFPEKLIPLMILNATRGKPLPIYGDGMNVRDWLYVTDHCSAIRTVLEKGKIGETYNVGGWNEMPNIEIVRTVCALLDEMRPDPAGPHERLVTYVKDRPGHDRRYAIDAGKIHRELGWKPDETFESGIRKTVRWYLDNMAWVEHVASGEYRKWVDVQYGERGAVSGER, via the coding sequence GTGATACTGGTCACCGGCGGCGCCGGTTTCATCGGCGCGAATTTCATTCTCGACTGGCTGCGCGCGAGCGACGAGCCGGTGCTCAACCTCGACAAGCTGACCTACGCGGGCAACCTGGAGAACCTTGCGAGCCTGCAGGGCGATGCGCGTCACCTGTTCGTGCAGGGCGACATCGGCGACCGCGAACTGGTCGGCAAGCTGCTCGCCGAGCACCGGCCGCGCGCGATCGTCAACTTCGCCGCCGAGTCCCATGTCGACCGCTCGATCCACGGCCCGGAGGACTTCATCCAGACCAACGTCGTCGGCACCTTTCATCTGCTCGAGGAGACGCGCGGCCACTGGATGGGCCTGCCGGAAGCCGATAAGGCGGTGTTCCGTTTCCTCCACGTGTCGACCGACGAGGTCTACGGCTCGCTGGGGCCGGACGATGTGCCCTTCACCGAGACGACGCCGTTCGCGCCCAACAGCCCGTATTCGGCGAGCAAGGCGTCATCCGACCATCTGGTGCGCGCCTACCACCATACTTACGGGCTGCCGGTGCTGACGACGAACTGCTCGAACAACTACGGTCCCTACCAGTTCCCCGAGAAGCTCATCCCGCTGATGATCCTCAACGCGACCCGCGGCAAGCCGCTGCCGATCTACGGCGACGGCATGAACGTGCGCGACTGGCTGTACGTCACCGACCACTGTTCGGCGATCCGAACGGTGCTCGAAAAGGGCAAGATCGGCGAGACCTACAACGTCGGCGGCTGGAACGAGATGCCCAACATCGAGATCGTGAGGACCGTGTGCGCGCTGCTCGACGAAATGCGTCCGGACCCGGCGGGGCCGCACGAGCGTCTGGTCACCTACGTGAAGGATCGCCCCGGCCACGACCGCCGCTATGCGATCGACGCGGGCAAGATCCATCGCGAACTGGGCTGGAAGCCGGACGAGACCTTCGAGAGCGGCATCCGCAAGACGGTGCGCTGGTATCTCGACAACATGGCGTGGGTCGAGCACGTCGCCAGCGGCGAATATCGGAAGTGGGTGGATGTGCAGTATGGTGAGCGGGGAGCGGTAAGCGGTGAGCGGTAA
- a CDS encoding beta-1,6-N-acetylglucosaminyltransferase: MRIAFGILSSNNTAAAIQQIIDAIGPGHTVIIHHDFSKQPDFHVSGDDVHVIEDYVTTGWGGWSLVEATLRLMETAIARGEFDYFQLLSDTCLPVRPVEEFVDYLATVRPDANIDHVSLRDVPAVMMSHGYRAFAAKDTMRHKLLRRLKYWRERRDAEYQEIAGLAVHTERDKNACRAALFDPQQLVLQLAARGRGFSHPFGRDFECHAGSQWFGCSRAVCHGVLEWVREHAEAFAHFKTMYGPDEFFFHSVIVNMRPLNIQKSNHLINTFDAAAGQRGPAFLESGDLDRLISSGKYFARKFPKEPGHPLRIDMIRRCA, encoded by the coding sequence ATGCGCATAGCCTTCGGAATCCTCTCTTCCAACAATACTGCCGCAGCCATCCAGCAAATCATCGATGCGATTGGCCCCGGCCACACGGTGATCATTCATCACGATTTCAGCAAGCAGCCCGATTTTCATGTCTCGGGTGACGATGTGCATGTTATTGAGGATTACGTGACAACTGGCTGGGGAGGGTGGTCGCTTGTCGAGGCAACGTTACGCCTGATGGAAACTGCCATTGCCAGAGGGGAGTTCGATTATTTCCAGCTTCTCAGCGACACCTGTTTGCCTGTTCGGCCTGTCGAGGAGTTTGTCGATTATCTTGCAACCGTTCGACCGGATGCCAACATCGATCATGTTTCCCTGCGGGATGTCCCGGCCGTCATGATGAGTCATGGTTATCGGGCATTCGCAGCCAAGGACACGATGCGTCACAAGTTGTTGCGGCGACTGAAGTATTGGCGTGAGCGTAGGGACGCTGAGTATCAGGAAATTGCCGGTTTGGCGGTCCACACGGAACGCGACAAAAATGCGTGCCGCGCCGCCCTTTTCGATCCCCAGCAGCTTGTGCTGCAACTGGCTGCCCGTGGTCGAGGTTTCTCCCATCCCTTCGGCAGAGATTTTGAATGCCACGCGGGTAGCCAATGGTTCGGCTGTTCGCGGGCAGTCTGTCACGGAGTGCTCGAATGGGTTCGCGAGCACGCAGAAGCCTTTGCCCACTTCAAGACGATGTACGGCCCGGACGAATTCTTTTTTCACTCCGTCATCGTCAACATGCGGCCGCTGAATATTCAGAAATCCAATCACCTGATTAATACTTTCGATGCGGCGGCAGGTCAGCGCGGCCCGGCTTTTCTGGAAAGCGGCGATCTTGATCGGCTGATCTCGTCCGGTAAATATTTTGCGCGCAAGTTTCCAAAAGAACCTGGGCACCCACTCCGTATCGACATGATCCGCCGTTGCGCCTGA
- a CDS encoding GDP-L-fucose synthase family protein, whose product MKSDSKIYVAGHRGLVGSALMRNLQAKGYENFVTRTHAQLDLTSQAEVEAFFELEKPDYVFLAAAKVGGIHANNAYPAEFIRDNLAIQTNIIHAAWKNDVKRLLFLGSSCIYPKLAPQPMKEEHLLTSELEPTNRPYALAKIAGIEMCWAYNRQYKTQYLAVMPTNLYGPGDNYHPENSHVIPALIRRFHEAKLAKAPSVTVWGTGTPRREFLYSDDMADACVHLMNLPDEKFVPLLGQDRNDGLAPLINIGVGHDITIRELAEAVKQAVGYEGAIEFDSTKPDGTPRKLMDVGRLNAMGWQAKMRFAQGIEQAYADFLDRGERTV is encoded by the coding sequence TTGAAATCCGATTCGAAAATTTATGTGGCTGGGCACCGTGGGCTGGTAGGGTCCGCGCTGATGCGCAACCTGCAGGCCAAGGGCTACGAGAACTTCGTCACCCGCACCCACGCGCAACTCGACCTCACCAGCCAGGCCGAAGTCGAAGCCTTCTTCGAACTCGAGAAACCGGACTACGTGTTCCTCGCCGCGGCCAAGGTCGGCGGCATCCACGCCAACAACGCCTATCCTGCCGAATTCATCCGCGACAACCTCGCCATCCAGACCAACATCATCCACGCGGCCTGGAAGAACGACGTCAAGCGCCTCCTGTTCCTCGGCTCGAGCTGCATCTATCCCAAGCTCGCGCCGCAGCCGATGAAGGAAGAGCATCTGCTGACCAGCGAGCTCGAGCCGACCAACCGGCCCTACGCGCTGGCCAAGATCGCCGGCATCGAAATGTGCTGGGCGTACAACCGGCAGTACAAGACCCAGTATCTCGCCGTCATGCCGACCAACCTGTACGGGCCCGGCGACAACTACCACCCGGAGAACTCTCACGTCATCCCCGCGCTGATCCGCCGCTTCCATGAGGCGAAACTCGCCAAAGCGCCGAGCGTGACCGTGTGGGGCACCGGCACGCCGCGCCGCGAATTCCTCTACAGCGACGACATGGCTGACGCCTGCGTCCATCTGATGAACCTCCCGGATGAGAAATTTGTGCCGCTCCTCGGGCAGGACCGCAACGACGGTCTCGCGCCGCTCATTAACATAGGCGTGGGCCACGACATCACGATCCGAGAGCTCGCCGAGGCGGTGAAGCAGGCTGTGGGATATGAGGGAGCAATCGAGTTCGATTCGACCAAGCCCGACGGTACGCCGCGCAAGCTGATGGATGTGGGGCGGCTGAACGCGATGGGGTGGCAGGCGAAAATGCGCTTCGCACAGGGCATCGAGCAGGCCTATGCGGATTTTCTCGACCGCGGCGAGCGCACCGTCTGA
- a CDS encoding serine acetyltransferase, whose product MIAQIDHVNAWGALKADTFRQYGLFSWRRLITGALTKRNFRVIVTMRLCQLAASSRGGIRVLLPLFKIFHGIATHHAAIDLSWKTQVGPGLAITHGWGLVVNPKARIGANVTLFNGVTLGRRDRISQEGARMTEYPQLEDEVWVGPHAIIVGGVTIGRGSRVAGGAFVTESVMPNSVVSGNPAAIVKDNCIADVMNPAPINGSATSFESGL is encoded by the coding sequence ATGATTGCGCAAATCGATCACGTTAATGCATGGGGGGCTTTGAAAGCCGACACGTTTCGCCAGTATGGCCTGTTCAGTTGGCGACGCCTCATAACAGGTGCACTGACCAAGAGAAATTTTCGGGTGATCGTTACAATGCGGTTATGCCAATTAGCCGCGAGTTCTCGGGGCGGCATACGAGTTCTTCTCCCGCTCTTCAAAATATTTCATGGGATAGCTACTCATCACGCCGCAATCGATCTTTCTTGGAAAACTCAAGTGGGCCCTGGTCTGGCCATCACGCACGGTTGGGGCTTGGTCGTCAATCCTAAGGCTCGTATCGGAGCAAACGTCACGCTATTTAATGGGGTGACCCTTGGCCGGCGTGACCGTATTTCGCAAGAAGGTGCGCGGATGACCGAATATCCACAATTAGAGGACGAGGTATGGGTTGGACCTCACGCCATTATTGTTGGGGGCGTGACAATTGGTCGCGGTAGCCGTGTTGCGGGTGGAGCATTCGTTACTGAAAGCGTAATGCCGAACTCGGTCGTTAGCGGCAACCCTGCTGCGATCGTGAAGGACAATTGTATTGCAGACGTAATGAATCCTGCGCCTATCAATGGCAGTGCGACTTCGTTTGAAAGCGGCTTGTAA
- the gmd gene encoding GDP-mannose 4,6-dehydratase translates to MTKKALITGVTGQDGAYLAEFLLGKGYEVHGIKRRTSLFNTDRIDHLYQDPHETGRRFILHHGDLTDSSSLIRIIQQVQPDEIYNLAAQSHVAVSFEEPEYTANSDALGALRILEAIRILGLEKQTRFYQASTSELFGLVQEIPQKETTPFYPRSPYACAKLYAYWITVNYREAYGMYACNGILFNHESPIRGETFVTRKITRALARIKLGLQDCLFLGNLDAKRDWGHAKDYVEMQWLMLQQEKPEDFVIATGVQYSVRDFVNAAAKELGMEIRWEGQGVDEKGYLVHPSPAGGRGAGGEGDKCIVAVDPRYFRPTEVETLLGDPAKAKQKLGWTPKITFDELVSEMVREDLKAAERDELVKKHGYKAMDYHE, encoded by the coding sequence ATGACCAAAAAAGCCCTCATCACCGGCGTCACCGGCCAGGACGGCGCCTACCTCGCCGAATTTCTGCTGGGCAAGGGCTACGAAGTGCACGGCATCAAGCGCCGCACCTCGCTGTTCAACACCGACCGCATCGACCACCTGTACCAGGACCCGCACGAGACGGGCCGCCGCTTCATCCTGCACCACGGCGACCTCACCGACTCCTCCAGCCTCATCCGCATCATCCAGCAGGTGCAGCCCGACGAAATCTACAACCTCGCTGCCCAGTCGCATGTGGCCGTCAGCTTCGAAGAACCCGAATACACCGCCAACTCCGACGCCCTCGGCGCCCTGCGCATCCTGGAGGCCATCCGCATCCTCGGCCTGGAAAAGCAAACCCGCTTCTACCAGGCCAGTACCAGCGAACTCTTCGGCCTCGTCCAGGAAATCCCGCAGAAGGAAACCACCCCCTTCTACCCCAGGAGCCCCTACGCCTGCGCCAAGCTCTACGCCTACTGGATCACTGTCAACTACCGCGAAGCCTACGGCATGTATGCCTGCAACGGCATCCTCTTCAACCACGAGAGCCCCATCCGCGGCGAAACCTTCGTCACCCGCAAGATCACCCGCGCCCTGGCCCGCATCAAGCTCGGGCTACAGGATTGCCTCTTCCTCGGCAACCTCGACGCCAAGCGAGACTGGGGCCACGCCAAGGACTACGTCGAAATGCAGTGGCTCATGCTGCAGCAGGAAAAGCCGGAAGACTTCGTGATCGCCACCGGCGTCCAGTACTCGGTCCGCGACTTCGTCAACGCCGCCGCCAAGGAGCTCGGCATGGAGATCCGCTGGGAAGGGCAGGGCGTCGATGAGAAAGGCTACCTCGTCCACCCCTCGCCCGCGGGCGGGAGAGGGGCCGGGGGAGAGGGCGACAAGTGCATCGTCGCGGTCGACCCCCGCTACTTCCGCCCCACCGAAGTCGAGACGCTGCTGGGCGATCCCGCCAAGGCCAAGCAGAAACTCGGCTGGACGCCGAAGATCACGTTCGACGAACTGGTGTCCGAGATGGTGCGCGAGGACTTGAAGGCCGCCGAGCGCGACGAACTCGTCAAGAAGCATGGCTACAAGGCCATGGATTACCACGAGTAA
- a CDS encoding DUF1972 domain-containing protein, protein MTTRHIRILGTRGVPAAHGGFETFAEHLAPYLVEHGWQVTVYCQEDGEGPVFEDEWRGVRRVRMPVATTGAAGTIVFDWKSTVHAAGEKGLVLTLGYNTAVFCALYRLKGQKNVINMDGVEWRRQKWGKVARTWFWLNDWAGCWLGNHLVADHPEIKKHLATRVSQSKVTMIPYGSDRVDAADAGLIAPYGLEPGAYAILIARAEPENSILEVVRAWSRKPRGCKLVVLGKYDPGHAYQRAVKEAASGEVIFPGAIYDKAVVQALRFHARFYVHGHQVGGTNPSLVEALGAGNAVLAHDNPYNRWVAGGGGVFFRDEDGCAQRIETLLDDGVQLAQLQAESRARHAAEFTWEKILGDYETLLKDWV, encoded by the coding sequence GTGACGACAAGACATATCCGTATCCTCGGCACGCGCGGGGTGCCTGCCGCGCATGGCGGCTTCGAGACATTTGCCGAGCATTTGGCGCCGTATCTGGTCGAGCATGGCTGGCAGGTGACGGTGTATTGCCAGGAAGATGGCGAAGGGCCGGTGTTCGAGGACGAGTGGCGCGGGGTGCGGCGGGTGCGCATGCCGGTGGCCACGACGGGCGCAGCGGGGACCATTGTTTTCGACTGGAAATCCACCGTGCACGCGGCAGGCGAAAAGGGACTGGTGCTGACCCTGGGCTACAACACGGCGGTGTTCTGCGCGCTGTATCGGCTGAAGGGGCAGAAGAACGTCATCAACATGGATGGCGTGGAGTGGCGGCGCCAGAAGTGGGGCAAGGTGGCCAGGACGTGGTTCTGGCTGAACGATTGGGCGGGCTGCTGGCTGGGCAACCACCTGGTGGCGGACCATCCGGAGATCAAGAAGCATCTGGCCACTCGGGTGTCGCAAAGCAAGGTCACCATGATTCCCTATGGCTCGGATCGGGTGGATGCCGCTGATGCCGGGTTGATTGCGCCTTATGGGCTGGAGCCGGGCGCTTACGCCATTTTGATAGCGCGCGCCGAGCCGGAGAACTCGATTCTGGAGGTGGTGCGGGCGTGGTCGCGCAAGCCGCGCGGCTGCAAGCTGGTGGTGCTCGGCAAGTATGATCCAGGCCATGCCTATCAGCGTGCGGTGAAGGAAGCGGCGTCCGGCGAGGTGATTTTTCCCGGCGCGATCTACGACAAGGCGGTGGTGCAGGCGCTGCGCTTCCATGCCCGGTTTTATGTGCATGGGCATCAGGTGGGCGGAACGAATCCTTCGCTGGTGGAGGCGCTGGGTGCGGGCAATGCGGTGCTGGCGCACGACAATCCCTATAACCGCTGGGTGGCGGGGGGCGGGGGCGTGTTTTTCCGCGATGAGGACGGATGTGCGCAGCGGATTGAGACCCTGCTGGATGATGGAGTGCAATTGGCGCAGCTCCAGGCCGAAAGCCGGGCGCGCCATGCTGCCGAGTTCACCTGGGAAAAGATACTTGGGGATTACGAAACATTGCTGAAGGACTGGGTTTAG
- a CDS encoding glycosyltransferase family 4 protein: MSRLLSLNTYNYRRGGSDVVFVEHDAMFRARGWDTAVMTMHHPKNEASPWSRFFADEIEFGHEYGMLDKLAMAGKVIYSSEAKRKIAALLDEFPADVAHAHCIYHHLSPSVLVELKQRGIPTVMTAHDLKLACPAYKMLNRGGVCEKCRSGNLLHVVANRCIRDSLPVSALIMVESAVHKSLGLYRRNLDRVVAPSQFYKRKLMEWGWPEQQLAYIPNYVDAAAYTACYEPGDYFFYFGRLAMEKGVATLIRAAAQAKVKLRIAGTGPEGDALKALAAEVGGDIEFLGFVSGEPLWKWVREARAIVLPSEWYENAPMSVLEAYGSGKPVIGARIGGIPEMVREGETGALFESGKVDELADLLRKFAEMPDSVVAEMGKTAREYVARTYTAERYLREMLALYASLGVKLDGPDEGGRGDDCANRSR; this comes from the coding sequence ATGTCCAGACTGCTTTCACTCAATACTTACAACTATCGCCGCGGCGGTTCGGACGTGGTGTTTGTGGAGCACGATGCCATGTTCCGCGCCCGAGGCTGGGACACGGCGGTGATGACCATGCATCATCCGAAGAACGAGGCTTCGCCATGGAGCCGATTTTTTGCCGACGAGATCGAGTTCGGCCATGAGTACGGGATGCTGGACAAGCTGGCGATGGCGGGGAAGGTAATCTATTCGAGCGAGGCCAAACGCAAGATCGCTGCGCTGCTCGATGAGTTTCCCGCCGACGTGGCGCATGCCCACTGCATCTATCATCATTTGTCGCCCTCGGTGCTGGTGGAACTGAAGCAGCGTGGCATACCCACCGTGATGACCGCGCACGACCTGAAGCTGGCCTGCCCGGCCTACAAGATGCTGAATCGCGGCGGCGTGTGCGAGAAATGCCGCTCCGGCAATTTGTTGCATGTGGTTGCCAACCGCTGCATTCGTGATTCGCTGCCGGTGAGCGCGTTGATCATGGTGGAGTCGGCGGTGCACAAATCGCTGGGGCTTTACCGGCGCAATCTGGACAGGGTGGTGGCGCCCAGCCAGTTCTACAAGCGGAAGCTGATGGAATGGGGGTGGCCGGAACAGCAGCTGGCCTATATCCCGAACTATGTGGATGCCGCTGCCTATACGGCCTGCTACGAGCCGGGCGATTACTTTTTCTATTTCGGCCGCCTGGCGATGGAGAAGGGGGTGGCCACCCTGATCCGTGCAGCGGCACAGGCGAAAGTGAAGCTGCGTATTGCCGGCACCGGGCCGGAAGGCGATGCGCTGAAGGCCCTGGCGGCCGAGGTGGGCGGTGATATCGAGTTCCTCGGCTTTGTGAGCGGCGAGCCGTTGTGGAAGTGGGTGCGCGAGGCGCGCGCGATCGTGCTGCCGTCGGAGTGGTACGAGAACGCACCAATGAGCGTGCTGGAAGCCTATGGCAGCGGCAAGCCGGTAATTGGAGCGCGCATCGGCGGCATTCCGGAAATGGTGCGCGAGGGTGAGACGGGGGCGCTATTCGAGAGTGGCAAGGTGGATGAACTGGCGGACTTGCTGCGCAAGTTTGCGGAGATGCCGGATAGTGTTGTCGCGGAAATGGGGAAGACGGCGCGGGAATATGTTGCGCGGACGTATACGGCAGAGCGCTACCTGAGAGAGATGCTGGCCTTGTATGCCAGCCTGGGAGTGAAATTGGACGGGCCGGACGAGGGGGGGAGAGGGGATGATTGCGCAAATCGATCACGTTAA
- a CDS encoding sulfotransferase family protein yields MVAQVDRQYASYGIGRLVRRLASYGFYEGRPLTTKGRYINPLVFAWLNTLAALPGEPVVDRPVFITGLGRSGTTILGILLSLHEQVGYLNEPKALWHVIDPRQDINGNYSDSGARFRMGATDATSAMGLRARRLFSRYLTLTGSSRVVDKYPELIFRVGYVRALFPDAKFVFITRSGADAVPSVVKWSERLGVKSGEHTDDWWGRNDIKWHYLREQLILGDSAYESVWPLATADLDHANRAALEWIVTMREGLEQEQRHADAVIRVAYETLLADPAGELVRLQQRCDLEPDPRVAEYAKKRLYDNPAKGWPELHPAVDALFRDTMTRLGYDTP; encoded by the coding sequence ATGGTTGCCCAGGTTGATCGCCAGTACGCGAGCTATGGAATAGGCAGGTTGGTACGGCGCCTTGCAAGTTATGGTTTTTATGAAGGGCGCCCGCTGACGACCAAGGGGCGCTATATCAACCCGCTGGTGTTCGCCTGGCTGAATACCTTGGCGGCGTTGCCCGGCGAGCCGGTGGTGGATCGTCCGGTGTTCATCACCGGGCTTGGCCGTTCGGGCACTACGATTCTGGGCATCCTGCTTTCGCTGCATGAGCAGGTTGGCTATCTGAACGAGCCGAAGGCGCTGTGGCATGTGATCGATCCGCGTCAGGACATCAACGGCAACTACTCGGATTCGGGTGCACGGTTCCGCATGGGTGCGACGGATGCCACGTCTGCCATGGGCCTGCGGGCGCGCCGGCTGTTTTCGCGCTATCTGACGCTGACCGGTTCGTCCCGGGTGGTGGACAAGTACCCGGAATTGATTTTCCGGGTGGGCTATGTCCGAGCACTGTTTCCCGATGCGAAGTTCGTCTTCATCACGCGCAGCGGGGCAGATGCGGTGCCATCGGTGGTCAAATGGTCGGAGCGGCTGGGCGTGAAATCCGGCGAGCATACCGACGACTGGTGGGGGCGCAACGACATCAAGTGGCATTACCTGCGCGAGCAGCTGATTCTCGGTGACTCGGCTTATGAATCGGTGTGGCCGCTGGCGACGGCTGATCTCGACCACGCCAACCGGGCCGCGCTGGAATGGATCGTGACCATGCGCGAGGGGCTGGAGCAGGAACAGCGCCACGCAGATGCGGTGATCAGGGTGGCCTACGAGACGCTGCTGGCCGATCCGGCGGGAGAGCTGGTGCGCCTGCAACAGCGATGCGATCTGGAGCCGGATCCGCGGGTGGCGGAATACGCGAAGAAGCGGCTTTACGACAACCCGGCCAAGGGCTGGCCGGAACTGCATCCGGCAGTGGATGCGCTGTTCCGCGACACGATGACAAGACTGGGATACGACACGCCGTGA